In Ruminiclostridium josui JCM 17888, the genomic window TTATCCAATCCATATAGAATATCTCTAACTACATCAGGGTCGGCATTTTCATTAATAGTAATCCCTGCGGTTGTGTGGGGACAATATACCATAACCGCCCCGTCGCTTATCCCGCTTTCAGCCACAGCCTCTGCTACCCTCCCGGTAATATTATAAAAATTCTGTCTTTCTGTTTTTAAACTAAACTCACGTACCATTACAATCTTACCTCCACTTGTTTATCAATTTCTATAAAGCCCTCTCCCACTATGCAATCAAGGGCCAATATATCCACACCTTTATCATGAGCAGATTTCAAAGCATCTGCAAACTCTTTATGTGTTACGCTGTTGGGCGTAAAATAATCCACATCTTTCATCTGTATTATAAAAATTACATAAGCTTTATACCCGTCATGTAAGCTCTCAATAAGCTCATTTATATGCCTTACACCCCTTTCGGTAGGTGCATCAGGAAAAAGTACTATATTATTTTTCTCCAGGGTTACTCCTTTTACCTCAATAAAAATTTTATCCTTTTTGGTTTCAACATAAAAATCAAATCTTGAATTTTTGTATTTTGCCTCAGGTTTTATAAGAGTAACATCCTTAAATAAGTTCCCTTTTTCCAGCCACTCCTGGACCACTTTATTTGGAACCTGACTATCCATATTAATATGTCTGTTTCCTTTTATAACACTTATAAGGTCAAATTTTGTTTTACGTTTGGGATTATCAGATTTCTGAACATACACAACCGCACCCGGTAATAAAAGCTCTTTACATCTTCCAGTATTCTTAACATGGCAGACTTCCATAACACCGTCTATTTCCACATAAGCAATAAATCTATTTGGTCTTTTAATGAATATTCCTTCTTTAATATTTTTATATTTCAAAGTATCCTCCCACGTCTGTCTCTGTGTAAATTACACCAAAAGAATATCATACAATTACAAAAAAAGCATAGATATTTTGTTATTTAAGTATTATTATGGGTATTAATACATTAACTTTAAATTGGTTATTATATTAACAACAATATATTTAAGGAGGTTTTTTATGAAGACAGAAGTTGTTTATTATCGTTGCAAGCAATGTGGTAATATTGTAAGCGTTATAAAAAATGGTGGAGGAAAACTAGTCTGTTGCGGTGAACAAATGGAAAGGCTTGAACCCAATACTACAGATGCCGCTCTTGAAAAACATGTTCCCGTAGCAGAAAGAAAAGACGGTAAGATTATAGTACAAATTGGTTCCGTAGCCCACCCAATGATTGATGCCCATTATATTGAGTGGATTGAAGTTGCTGGCGATGAAGGCACTGAAAGAATTCCTCTTTCACCTGGTGATGAACCAAAAGCAGTTTTTGCTGACAAGAGTAATGCAGAAGTTTATGCATACTGTAATCTTCATGGATTGTGGATGTCCCATGTAAAATAATAATCAACGGCCCTGTAAAGTGACTTTACTTTTCAGGGCCTATTATTACTCTAAAAATATATTTACTCTTGTTCCTCAATGACAATTGCTATAGATGCACTCGCTCCTATTCTATTTGCACCTGCTTCTACCATTGCTTTTGCTGTCTTATAATCCCGTATACCCCCGGCTGCTTTTACTCCCATATCAGGGCCCACAGTTTCTCTCATAAGTCTTACATCGTGGATTGTAGCCCCTCCTGTACTAAATCCAGTGGAGGTTTTAACAAAATCGGCTCCGGCTGTCTTACACAGATTACAACAAATAACTTTTTCTTCATCAGTAAGAAGGCATGTTTCAAGTATTACCTTAACAATTGCCTTTCCCGCTGCTGCCTCTACTACTGATTTAATATCTTTTTCTACATAATGAAAATCCCCTGACTTAACAGCTCCAACATTTATTACCATATCTATTTCTCTAGCACCGTTTTCCACTGCTTCAACAGTTTCTGCAACTTTGGACGCAGTTGAAGTGGCCCCTAGTGGAAACCCCACTACCGTACAAACCTTTATATCGGTCTCCTTCAAAATCTCACTGCAGAGTGTCACATAACAAGGATTGACGCAAACAGAAGCAAATTTATACTCTATAGCCTCTTTGCATAGCTTTTTTATCTGTTCCTTACAAGTCTCGGGTTTTAATGCTGTGTGATCAATTAAACCTGCCAGTTTAGTCATAAAATACCTCCGAATATAAAAATTAGTACATAAATATTATTTACCAATATTTCGGATTTATCAAGAAAAAAAATAGGTTAGTCTCCATTGACTAACCATGTAAAGGGGGTCAAAATGTATTTTGTGAGGTCAATATTATAATGGCCAAAATTTATAAAATTTATACAATTAATTTGAAAAATCTGATTATTATATTTATTAATTTCCATGTAAATAATAAATTCAATAAAATAAATACTTAAAAGAAGGAGCTGCATCTATGGAGTTGCAAAATAATGTTATAAATGCCGAGAATCTAAATGAAGACAATACTTTGTCCGTTGTTCAGAATAAACTAAAACCTGGGGAAACAATAATTCTTGACGTAGGCTATAATTATTTCCATCAGGTGGACAAACTTTATGAAACGCTAGTAAATGAAGGCTATTACGTTAGAAAAACCTTTGTAAATGGACGAAACCAATTACTGGTCGCTCAAAAGGATGAAAAGCATCAAATGTATTAACAGTAAAACTACAAAAAGACCTGCTGATTAACTTTGTACTGTTAACTCGGCAGGTCTTTTAATATGTTTATTTATTTTCTCCTATAGGTACAAAAACCTCAAGAAACATTTGCTTAAATTCTATACTGGCCGGGAACAGCTCTGACCTTTCACCGTCCATTGTCAATGCCAGCGGCATTTTACTGGTTAGTTCGCATTTTCTGGCCTTTAATATGATTACGTTCTTATCATTGACAGATTCCTTACTTAGTACCTTAAAAAATATACTTGCGAGGTTTATATTTGAACATTTCTTGACAAGTATGATATCCATATAACCATCAGTATAATCCGCTTGATTCAATAAATTAGGAAAACCGGCTGCCTGTTTTCCATTAACAATCAGGAATAAAAGAAACTTACCCTCAATAATATGATCATCAGCAGTAATCTTAAGATCAAAGCTTTTAATATTAGTCAATTCGGAAATACCTTTTAAATAATATGCAAATGGCCCAAAATTCTTTTTAAGCTCACTGTTTGTATTAAAAGAAACATCTACAAAATTTCCACCTGCAAATGTACTCAGAAAATACTGTGAATTGTTTATGTAGCCCACATCGCACATAATTGTATTGCCCTGAAGAATTATATCTATACTTTCTTTAAAAGAGTTTATTCCCAGGCATTTTGCGAAATCGTTACATGTTCCTGAAGGTACTACTCCTAACGGCATTTTAATATCGTTGTTTAACAACAGGTTAGCTACAAAGTTAATTGTCCCATCACCGCCAGACGCAGCAACAAAGTCATATGTCCCTGACTGCAATGCATTAATGAGATAATCGCTGTTAGTATCCGTCAACCTATAGGGTTGAGCAAGAATACCTTTGTCCTGAAAAGAGGACAAAATAAAGTCCAGTTCGCTGGGAATCTTATGTCCCCCGGAAACAGGGTTATATACAAATAATGCCTTTCTCACAGGTCTATAACCTCCCATTTATGCAGAGTATGGTTAAAAAATCCTCTATTAACTTATAATAAATGAAATTTAATACAAAAGCAATCTTAATAGACATGATATTATAAAAATTTATTACATATGAGGATATTTAGATATTAAATGGGGCGTCAGCAAGACTTTCGTCTCGCTGCTGGCCCCCAAACTACGCTAATCCATCCTAATGGTTGACACTTCTTTCAGCCATCTCAATTGCCTTCTTAACAATGTTTCCGCAATCTCTTGAAGTTACTGCTCCCCATCCTTCGTTAGCAACTGTATTGTAGACTCCAAGTTCTCTGGCAATTTCCTCTTTAAGGGTTTCTGACATCACACTCTTACGTCTACTCATGGATAGTGCCTCCTTAAGCAGGCAGTCTCCACTGCGTAATAGCATTTCAGGTGAAAGCAATTACGCTGTTCACTGCCTGAAATAGATTTTTTAGCGTACACATATATTGTGTGAATTTTAGAGAAAAATATTAAGGAAATGTAATCCACATTTTTCACAGCCAAAAATTAATCATAAATTCCTATTACCACAATATATACACTTATCCTTCAAATATTACACCAATATTTTGTATGGATAAATGCAATCGTGTATACAATCTACAATTACCTGTCTATAATCCACATTTTAAAATGAAATTGTGGATTACTTGTAGAAACTAACAATCTGTCAAACCTTACTCTTTCTAGGTGTTTAACCTTTATATAAAAATAACATGTGAATAACTCAAAATAAATGTGGATAAATAAAGTTTTATCCACATTTATACTTATTAATATTTAACTATTCAATATTCATGCTAATATCAATAGAATTTGCAGAGTGAGTTAGTTTGCCGATGGATATAATATCAACTCCGGTTAATGCAACATTGTATATTGTTTCTTCACTTATATTTCCCGAAGCTTCTACAAGAGCTCTTTTATCAATAAATTTGACTGCCTCAGTCATCTGTTCATTTGACATATTATCAAGCATAATTATATCAGCTTTGCACTCCAAAGCCTCACGAACCTCTTCCATGGATTCTACCTCTACCTCAATCTTTACAGTATGAGGTATACTTTTTCTTACTCGTTCCACGGCATTTTTTATTCCTCCGGCAGCAGCAATATGGTTGTCCTTTATTAAAACACCGTCAGAAAGTGAAAATCTATGGTTGGCTCCTCCTCCTGCGCTAACTGCATACTTTTCCAAAAGTCTCAGCCCAGGAGTAGTCTTTCTTGTATCAGTTACCTTTACAGATAATCCCTGCACTTTATTAACATATCTATTAGTCATTGTAGCAATTGCAGATAGCCTTTGCATAAAGTTTAATGCAGTCCTTTCACCTTTCAGCAAAGCTCTTGTAGAACCACTTACTTCTGCAATAATATCCCCTTTTGATACCTTATCTCCATCCTTTACAAAGGCCTTGAAACGCACACTGCTATCCAGTACTTCAAAAACGTATTTTGCTACATCAAGCCCAGCTATAACTGCGTCTTGCTTAGCCAGAAATTCTGCCTTGGATGAATCGTCTTCTGGAATGATATTATCTGTAGTAATATCTCCTAGAGGCATATCCTCCTTTAGTGCATTCATAACTATTTCATGGATATAAAGTTTACTGAGTTTCATTTTTCCTCCTTTTAAAATGGTGAAGCCATTTTGCCCTTCTCCAGTTTTTTTACTATGTTCTTTCTCCAATTCACATCATCTGTCTTGTCAAAATCAGTTCTATAATGTGCACCTCTGCTCTCTTTTCTTTCAAGAGCAGATTCTATAACGAGGCTTGCTACTGTTAACATATTCAGTACTTCCAGTTTCACAAGACTAAATCCTGAAAAATCTGTGTATTTCTTGTAAATATCATTAATAATTGCAGCGGCTTTTTCAAGGCTTTCATGATTTCTAATAATACCAACATACTTTGTCATTGCAGCTTGTATTTCTTCTTTCATAGCTTTGAGCGCTGCATCATTATTTTTATTTAATGTATAACT contains:
- the nadC gene encoding carboxylating nicotinate-nucleotide diphosphorylase, which encodes MKLSKLYIHEIVMNALKEDMPLGDITTDNIIPEDDSSKAEFLAKQDAVIAGLDVAKYVFEVLDSSVRFKAFVKDGDKVSKGDIIAEVSGSTRALLKGERTALNFMQRLSAIATMTNRYVNKVQGLSVKVTDTRKTTPGLRLLEKYAVSAGGGANHRFSLSDGVLIKDNHIAAAGGIKNAVERVRKSIPHTVKIEVEVESMEEVREALECKADIIMLDNMSNEQMTEAVKFIDKRALVEASGNISEETIYNVALTGVDIISIGKLTHSANSIDISMNIE
- a CDS encoding YegS/Rv2252/BmrU family lipid kinase → MRKALFVYNPVSGGHKIPSELDFILSSFQDKGILAQPYRLTDTNSDYLINALQSGTYDFVAASGGDGTINFVANLLLNNDIKMPLGVVPSGTCNDFAKCLGINSFKESIDIILQGNTIMCDVGYINNSQYFLSTFAGGNFVDVSFNTNSELKKNFGPFAYYLKGISELTNIKSFDLKITADDHIIEGKFLLFLIVNGKQAAGFPNLLNQADYTDGYMDIILVKKCSNINLASIFFKVLSKESVNDKNVIILKARKCELTSKMPLALTMDGERSELFPASIEFKQMFLEVFVPIGENK
- a CDS encoding small, acid-soluble spore protein, alpha/beta type, translated to MSRRKSVMSETLKEEIARELGVYNTVANEGWGAVTSRDCGNIVKKAIEMAERSVNH
- the sfsA gene encoding DNA/RNA nuclease SfsA, encoding MKYKNIKEGIFIKRPNRFIAYVEIDGVMEVCHVKNTGRCKELLLPGAVVYVQKSDNPKRKTKFDLISVIKGNRHINMDSQVPNKVVQEWLEKGNLFKDVTLIKPEAKYKNSRFDFYVETKKDKIFIEVKGVTLEKNNIVLFPDAPTERGVRHINELIESLHDGYKAYVIFIIQMKDVDYFTPNSVTHKEFADALKSAHDKGVDILALDCIVGEGFIEIDKQVEVRL
- the deoC gene encoding deoxyribose-phosphate aldolase, whose protein sequence is MTKLAGLIDHTALKPETCKEQIKKLCKEAIEYKFASVCVNPCYVTLCSEILKETDIKVCTVVGFPLGATSTASKVAETVEAVENGAREIDMVINVGAVKSGDFHYVEKDIKSVVEAAAGKAIVKVILETCLLTDEEKVICCNLCKTAGADFVKTSTGFSTGGATIHDVRLMRETVGPDMGVKAAGGIRDYKTAKAMVEAGANRIGASASIAIVIEEQE
- a CDS encoding desulfoferrodoxin, producing MKTEVVYYRCKQCGNIVSVIKNGGGKLVCCGEQMERLEPNTTDAALEKHVPVAERKDGKIIVQIGSVAHPMIDAHYIEWIEVAGDEGTERIPLSPGDEPKAVFADKSNAEVYAYCNLHGLWMSHVK